The Thermanaerovibrio acidaminovorans DSM 6589 genome contains a region encoding:
- a CDS encoding glycosyltransferase family 4 protein → MGGDIWSHLLRALGAMLGAFVAVPLSMALARRFRLLDVPGGRKQHSSVTPRGAGIVLWMGLLLIFLLFGDEGRFVPFVATGATVVFLVGYLDDMSSLSPSVRFLVHLAASYGAIYPLDLPLLHRIASVIWITGLTNAFNLVDGMDGLCLSMALITMGFCAVTFGPFPWALTAGLVLGVMLWNFPKAKTFLGDGGSTLLGYLCGALILWNAWEPMASMGILRLMLVLFLLGGLPVLDTLVVMTGRIIKRRSPFLPDRTHGHHRLLDRGIRKEKVLAILAAFHCLLLLAGVKALGSWGG, encoded by the coding sequence ATGGGAGGTGACATTTGGAGCCACCTGCTGAGGGCCCTGGGGGCCATGTTGGGGGCCTTCGTGGCGGTTCCCCTCTCCATGGCACTGGCCAGGCGATTCCGCCTTCTGGACGTTCCCGGGGGCAGGAAGCAGCACAGCTCGGTGACCCCCCGGGGGGCTGGGATAGTGTTGTGGATGGGGCTTTTGTTGATCTTCCTGCTCTTCGGGGATGAGGGGCGCTTTGTCCCCTTCGTTGCCACCGGTGCCACGGTGGTCTTCCTTGTGGGCTACCTGGACGACATGAGCTCCCTGTCCCCATCGGTGAGGTTCCTGGTTCATCTGGCCGCCTCGTACGGGGCCATATATCCCTTGGACTTGCCCCTACTGCACCGGATTGCCTCGGTGATCTGGATAACCGGGCTGACCAACGCGTTCAACCTGGTGGATGGGATGGACGGCCTGTGCCTCTCCATGGCGCTTATCACCATGGGCTTCTGTGCGGTGACCTTCGGTCCCTTCCCGTGGGCCCTCACCGCTGGGCTGGTGCTGGGTGTCATGCTCTGGAACTTCCCCAAAGCCAAGACATTCCTGGGGGATGGAGGAAGCACTCTCCTGGGGTATCTTTGCGGGGCGCTCATCCTATGGAACGCGTGGGAACCCATGGCATCCATGGGCATATTGAGACTCATGTTGGTGCTTTTCCTACTAGGGGGGCTCCCTGTCCTGGACACCCTGGTTGTCATGACCGGCAGGATCATTAAGAGGAGGTCACCGTTTCTTCCCGATAGGACCCATGGGCATCACAGGCTTCTCGATAGGGGAATTAGAAAGGAGAAGGTGCTGGCGATTCTGGCTGCTTTCCACTGTCTGCTGCTCTTGGCAGGGGTCAAGGCTCTTGGTTCCTGGGGAGGTTGA
- the upp gene encoding uracil phosphoribosyltransferase, protein MKIAIGSDHAGFVLKEHLIGFVRSKGYQVLDMGTCSAEARVDFPDWGIKVAEAVSRGEVDRGILVCGSGIGMSIVANKVPGVYAALCRDTTEARLSREHNDSNVLAIGGRLVGPDLAAEMVDTWLSTQFLGGRYEARNQKIRDYERSVYKEEAMGQVRANGRLVVVSHPLIQHKLGIIRDKNTSSKDFRELVQEIAGLMVYEITRDLSLEEIDVCTPLGPTKAFTLAGKKMAVVPVLRAGLGMVEGILRLIPNAKVGHVGLYRDPNTLEPVEYYCKLPGDIEDRDVYIVDPMLATGGSAAAAIDLVKRKGAKRISLVALIAAPEGVARVKSSHPEVDIYTAALDSHLNDHGYIVPGLGDAGDRLFGTR, encoded by the coding sequence ATGAAGATAGCCATAGGTTCCGACCATGCGGGTTTCGTTCTAAAGGAGCACCTGATCGGTTTTGTTCGATCCAAGGGTTACCAGGTACTTGATATGGGGACTTGCTCTGCCGAGGCCCGGGTGGACTTCCCCGACTGGGGGATCAAGGTGGCGGAGGCGGTGTCCCGGGGTGAGGTGGATCGGGGAATATTGGTCTGCGGAAGCGGAATAGGCATGTCCATCGTGGCCAACAAGGTGCCCGGGGTCTATGCGGCCCTCTGCAGGGACACCACCGAGGCCAGGCTCTCTCGGGAGCACAACGACTCCAACGTGTTGGCCATAGGGGGACGCCTGGTGGGGCCCGATCTGGCGGCGGAGATGGTGGACACCTGGCTGTCCACCCAGTTCCTGGGGGGCCGATACGAGGCCAGGAACCAGAAGATAAGGGACTACGAGAGGTCGGTATACAAGGAGGAGGCCATGGGCCAAGTCCGGGCCAACGGGAGGCTCGTGGTGGTCAGTCATCCGTTGATCCAGCACAAGCTGGGGATCATAAGGGACAAGAACACCTCTTCCAAGGACTTTAGGGAGCTGGTGCAGGAGATCGCGGGCCTCATGGTCTACGAGATAACCCGGGATCTTTCGTTGGAGGAGATTGACGTCTGCACCCCCCTTGGTCCCACCAAGGCCTTCACCCTGGCGGGCAAGAAGATGGCGGTGGTGCCGGTGCTCCGGGCGGGGCTTGGCATGGTGGAGGGCATCTTGAGGCTGATCCCCAACGCCAAGGTGGGACATGTGGGACTCTACAGGGATCCCAACACTCTGGAGCCGGTGGAGTACTACTGCAAGTTGCCCGGGGACATAGAGGATCGGGACGTCTACATTGTGGACCCCATGCTGGCCACCGGCGGGTCCGCCGCGGCGGCCATAGACCTGGTCAAGCGAAAGGGGGCCAAGCGGATATCCCTGGTGGCCCTGATAGCCGCCCCCGAGGGTGTCGCCCGGGTCAAGAGCAGCCACCCGGAGGTGGACATATACACCGCCGCCCTGGACAGCCACCTGAACGACCACGGCTACATAGTCCCCGGGCTTGGCGACGCGGGGGACAGGCTCTTTGGGACCAGATAG